A DNA window from Mycolicibacter hiberniae contains the following coding sequences:
- a CDS encoding thiolase family protein translates to MTTHQTPGRDAVIVGAVRTPVGRRNGALSGIAAGEVSAQVLRALADRTGIDPAVVDDVIWGCVSQVGEQTGNIARHAVLSAGWPEDVPGTTVDRQCGSSQQALHFAAAGVISGQYDVAVAGGVEMMSRVPMGASRGVDVGDPMTESERERYGVKHFHQGLGAEMIAERWSLSRSQIDEFSAGSHHRAARAIQAGEFAEEIVPVALPDGTTVDTDGGVRPDTTAEKLAGLKPAFAADGVITAGSSSQISDGSAALLITTSERARALGLASWARIHTAVLAGSDPVMMLTAPIPATAKALDRAGLAISDIGTFEVNEAFAPVVLAWLKETGAVEPATNPSGGAIALGHPLGASGARLMTTMVHRMRREGIRFGLQTMCEGGGMANATIIELL, encoded by the coding sequence GTGACCACACACCAGACACCCGGCCGCGACGCGGTGATCGTCGGCGCGGTGCGCACGCCGGTCGGGCGCCGCAACGGCGCGCTGTCGGGCATCGCCGCCGGCGAAGTGTCCGCGCAGGTGCTGCGGGCCCTGGCCGATCGCACCGGAATCGATCCCGCGGTCGTCGACGACGTCATCTGGGGCTGTGTGAGCCAGGTCGGCGAGCAGACCGGCAACATCGCCCGGCACGCGGTGCTCAGTGCCGGCTGGCCCGAGGACGTGCCCGGCACCACGGTGGACCGGCAGTGCGGATCCAGCCAGCAGGCGCTGCACTTCGCGGCGGCGGGGGTCATCTCCGGCCAGTACGACGTCGCCGTGGCCGGCGGGGTGGAGATGATGAGCCGGGTGCCTATGGGCGCCTCGCGCGGCGTCGACGTGGGCGATCCGATGACCGAATCCGAGCGGGAACGCTACGGCGTCAAGCACTTCCACCAGGGCCTCGGCGCCGAAATGATCGCTGAGCGCTGGTCGCTGTCGCGTTCGCAGATCGACGAGTTCAGCGCCGGTTCGCACCACCGCGCGGCGCGGGCCATCCAAGCCGGCGAGTTCGCCGAGGAGATCGTTCCGGTGGCCCTGCCCGACGGAACGACTGTGGACACCGACGGCGGGGTCCGGCCGGACACCACGGCCGAGAAACTCGCCGGGTTGAAGCCCGCCTTCGCCGCCGACGGCGTGATCACCGCGGGCAGCTCGTCGCAGATCAGCGACGGGTCCGCGGCACTGCTCATCACCACCTCCGAGCGGGCCCGCGCACTGGGGCTCGCGTCGTGGGCCCGCATCCATACCGCAGTGCTCGCCGGTTCCGACCCGGTGATGATGCTGACCGCGCCGATACCCGCCACCGCCAAGGCCCTCGACCGGGCCGGCCTGGCCATATCGGATATCGGCACGTTCGAGGTCAACGAGGCGTTCGCCCCCGTGGTGCTGGCCTGGCTGAAGGAGACCGGGGCCGTCGAGCCGGCGACCAACCCGAGCGGCGGGGCGATTGCGCTGGGCCACCCGCTGGGCGCCTCCGGCGCACGCCTGATGACCACGATGGTGCATCGCATGCGGCGCGAAGGAATACGTTTCGGCCTGCAGACGATGTGCGAGGGCGGCGGGATGGCGAATGCGACGATCATCGAGTTGCTGTGA
- a CDS encoding thiolase family protein — MNGDLWILGISMTKFGKRPDRDGVGLGVEAARAALADAGVTVADIDVLAAGNLFGPPGYGQAVQKQLGQTGIPVFNVANACATGATALRTAMLAIKAGEAHLGLAVGAEKLAGAGMLGASGKAGTGPKTWQPQGRLDAVTGLEGRVGTDLMPGVFAQIGMQYLHRHDYAGTPLELFARISEKNHSHSTLNPLAAHTKAMSAQEIMNDVMIAYPNTRPMCSANCDGAAAAVVVSDERLQSLSAEQRRRAVKVSASVLTTDPWEPACQVLPNVNTVTRNAATQAYEQAGIGPADLDLVELHDCFATAELVHYDNLGLCPPGGAVDFFESGAPWRDGKLPVNVSGGLQSKGHPIAATGIANVWEICQHLRGEAGPRQIDGARVGLAHVIGLGSTCGIHILEKAG, encoded by the coding sequence GTGAACGGTGACCTCTGGATTCTGGGCATCTCGATGACCAAGTTCGGCAAGCGGCCGGATCGCGACGGGGTGGGGCTCGGCGTCGAAGCCGCCCGCGCTGCCCTGGCCGACGCCGGGGTCACCGTCGCCGACATCGACGTGCTGGCCGCCGGCAACCTGTTCGGCCCACCCGGCTACGGGCAGGCCGTCCAGAAGCAGCTCGGCCAGACCGGCATCCCGGTGTTCAACGTGGCCAACGCCTGCGCCACCGGTGCCACAGCGCTGCGCACCGCCATGCTGGCGATCAAGGCCGGTGAAGCCCACCTCGGGCTGGCGGTGGGCGCCGAGAAGCTCGCCGGCGCCGGGATGCTCGGCGCCTCCGGCAAGGCCGGCACCGGACCCAAGACCTGGCAGCCACAGGGCCGGCTGGATGCGGTCACCGGACTGGAGGGCCGCGTCGGGACCGACCTGATGCCCGGGGTGTTCGCCCAGATCGGCATGCAGTACCTGCATCGCCACGACTACGCCGGAACACCGCTGGAACTGTTCGCCCGGATCAGCGAGAAGAACCACTCCCATTCCACGCTGAACCCGCTGGCGGCCCACACCAAAGCCATGTCCGCGCAGGAGATCATGAACGATGTCATGATCGCCTATCCGAACACCCGCCCGATGTGTTCGGCCAACTGCGACGGCGCGGCCGCGGCCGTAGTGGTCAGCGACGAACGGCTCCAATCACTTTCGGCCGAGCAGCGCCGGCGGGCAGTCAAGGTCAGCGCCTCGGTGCTGACCACCGATCCCTGGGAACCGGCATGCCAGGTACTTCCCAACGTCAACACCGTCACCCGTAACGCCGCAACCCAGGCCTACGAGCAGGCCGGGATCGGACCCGCCGATCTGGACCTCGTGGAGCTGCACGACTGCTTCGCCACCGCCGAACTGGTGCACTACGACAACCTGGGCCTGTGCCCGCCCGGCGGCGCGGTCGACTTCTTCGAAAGCGGCGCACCCTGGCGCGACGGCAAGCTTCCCGTCAACGTCTCCGGCGGCCTGCAATCCAAGGGCCACCCGATTGCGGCCACCGGCATCGCCAACGTGTGGGAGATCTGCCAGCACCTGCGCGGCGAGGCCGGACCGCGCCAGATCGACGGCGCCCGTGTCGGTTTGGCGCATGTCATCGGCCTGGGTTCCACCTGCGGCATCCACATTCTGGAAAAGGCCGGCTGA
- a CDS encoding Zn-ribbon domain-containing OB-fold protein, protein MSETAAGKPIPIVGYLSLEDPPKLVATVCVTCGAYYFDRRDACASCFGADFTTEPVSPTGTLETFTVVEVAAPGVPVPYVAGVVDCAGISVRANVVNVDPTVDAVRLGMPLRLTTFPIGTDDEGRTAIGFGFEPANESEDLR, encoded by the coding sequence ATGAGCGAGACCGCTGCTGGGAAACCCATCCCGATAGTCGGGTATCTGAGCCTGGAGGACCCCCCGAAGCTGGTCGCGACGGTATGCGTCACCTGCGGCGCGTACTACTTCGACCGGCGCGACGCCTGCGCGTCGTGTTTCGGCGCTGACTTCACCACCGAGCCGGTTTCGCCCACCGGAACCCTGGAGACCTTCACCGTGGTCGAAGTGGCCGCCCCCGGCGTGCCCGTGCCCTACGTGGCCGGCGTGGTGGACTGCGCCGGCATCTCGGTGCGGGCCAACGTCGTCAACGTCGATCCCACGGTGGATGCGGTCCGCCTGGGCATGCCCCTGCGCCTGACCACCTTTCCGATCGGTACCGACGACGAGGGCCGTACCGCGATCGGGTTCGGATTCGAGCCGGCGAACGAAAGCGAGGACCTGCGGTGA
- a CDS encoding AMP-binding protein: protein MQHPWDQRLGVWWIAEDQPDAPAIVESPSGRTLSFGELTAAAHRVSHALRAHGLPPGSVVAYALPNDVDAVIWQLATNEIGLRYLTLNTALSADEFTSILDHSGAGVLVTHSDYLDRFTALPEETRVRIVVGDTNADGFVAESDFLAGQPTTPPADRTQGDSIRYSSGTTGKPKGIVRQLDGRDPSEAANAMAVFGRAFDFRPFDGAHLVSTGMHHAGCQSFYLGALNVGQPLAILGRFDAEQTLAAIERHRVTTAYMVPTQFVRMLKLAPEVRAKYDLSSLRSVVHSAAPCPLEVKKEMLAWWGPAIWETYGGTEGAATIAKPYRWLQKPGTVGRPIRGVRVRIIDDDGHDLPANAIGNVYIERLDGERFEYRNDAELTASVHRGSAFTIGDVGYLDDDGYLFICDRAKDMIISGGVNIYPAEVEGALSTHPAVADAAVIGVPDPEWGEQVKAVVELLDGAEPSDQLADELITYCRDRLAGFKCPRSVDFVTALPRTETGKLVKRTLRDAYWAGAGRQV, encoded by the coding sequence ATGCAACATCCGTGGGACCAGCGTCTGGGCGTGTGGTGGATCGCCGAAGACCAACCCGACGCACCGGCCATCGTCGAATCTCCCAGCGGCCGCACCCTCAGCTTCGGTGAACTGACCGCGGCCGCGCACCGGGTTTCCCACGCCCTGCGCGCACACGGCCTCCCCCCCGGATCGGTGGTGGCCTACGCCCTGCCCAACGACGTGGACGCGGTCATCTGGCAACTTGCCACCAACGAGATCGGGCTGCGCTACCTGACGTTGAACACGGCCCTGTCGGCCGACGAGTTCACCTCGATCCTCGACCATTCCGGCGCCGGGGTGCTGGTCACCCACAGCGACTATCTGGACCGCTTCACCGCCCTACCCGAGGAGACCCGCGTCCGGATCGTCGTCGGCGATACGAACGCCGACGGGTTTGTGGCCGAATCGGACTTCCTGGCCGGGCAGCCGACCACCCCGCCCGCCGACCGCACGCAGGGCGATTCCATCCGGTATTCCTCGGGCACCACCGGCAAGCCGAAGGGGATCGTGCGCCAACTCGACGGCCGGGACCCTTCGGAGGCGGCGAACGCGATGGCCGTCTTCGGCCGCGCGTTCGACTTCCGTCCCTTCGACGGTGCTCACCTGGTCTCCACCGGCATGCACCACGCCGGTTGCCAAAGTTTCTACCTGGGAGCCCTCAACGTCGGTCAGCCACTGGCGATCCTGGGCCGCTTCGACGCCGAGCAGACGCTCGCCGCGATCGAACGCCACCGGGTGACAACCGCCTACATGGTGCCGACTCAGTTCGTCCGGATGCTCAAGCTCGCCCCCGAGGTACGCGCGAAGTATGACCTGTCCAGCCTGCGGTCGGTGGTGCACTCGGCCGCCCCGTGCCCCCTTGAGGTCAAAAAAGAGATGCTGGCCTGGTGGGGCCCGGCGATCTGGGAGACCTACGGCGGCACCGAGGGCGCCGCAACCATCGCCAAGCCGTACCGCTGGCTGCAGAAACCCGGAACCGTGGGCCGGCCGATCCGCGGAGTCCGGGTCAGAATCATCGACGACGACGGCCATGACCTGCCTGCCAACGCCATCGGCAACGTCTATATCGAGCGCCTGGACGGGGAACGCTTCGAATACCGCAATGACGCCGAACTGACGGCCTCGGTGCATCGCGGGTCCGCCTTCACCATCGGTGACGTCGGCTACCTCGACGACGACGGCTACCTGTTCATCTGCGACCGCGCCAAGGACATGATCATCAGCGGTGGCGTCAACATCTACCCGGCCGAGGTCGAAGGCGCCTTGAGCACTCACCCCGCCGTCGCCGACGCCGCCGTCATCGGCGTACCCGACCCGGAATGGGGCGAACAGGTCAAAGCGGTGGTCGAGCTGCTCGACGGGGCCGAGCCCAGCGACCAGCTGGCCGACGAACTGATCACGTACTGCCGCGACCGGCTGGCCGGATTCAAATGCCCGCGCTCGGTGGATTTCGTCACCGCGCTGCCCCGCACCGAAACCGGAAAGCTGGTCAAACGTACGCTCCGCGACGCCTACTGGGCGGGCGCGGGACGACAGGTCTGA
- a CDS encoding FadR/GntR family transcriptional regulator, protein MNPELIVPRVDSRRAKLAGRAAEQIIADVIELGWPVGQVLGSEAELLARYGVSRAVFREAIRLVEHQHVARMRRGTGGGLVIDEPEVDAVIGPGIIHLLRVDATLDEVFATRILLEELAAEIASQRITESDIAAIRHTLEQESAGTFSNYRLLHSQLATLTANPVLELFVEAFGRLTNFYFNDSAALPPDTDRQTARAHDSIARAILTNNPGQARDRMRRHLQAEADFIRAQPATRQRLDPAVALAGTLGDKRGEALARRLFAEILTSGAAPGAFIGSESTLMSTHHASRAVVREAIRILEYHQIALTRRGPGGGLFVAEPDISALVEIITIYLRRRGVRLRDIMDLRAGLELAVVEQAAAALRAAPERADALEQALHHECNKGLGPAFSHGEDFHSTLASLTDNNALRLVHGVTMRLGWHFFAQLADADPRIGAISQRAKIEPAHRGILDALTAGDAELAVMRMRAHMTATSAPDD, encoded by the coding sequence GTGAACCCAGAGCTGATCGTCCCCCGCGTCGACTCGCGTCGCGCCAAGCTGGCCGGACGTGCCGCCGAGCAGATCATCGCCGACGTCATCGAGCTGGGCTGGCCGGTCGGCCAGGTTCTGGGTTCGGAAGCCGAACTGCTGGCCCGCTACGGGGTGAGCCGCGCCGTCTTCCGGGAGGCGATTCGGCTGGTCGAGCACCAGCATGTGGCGCGGATGCGGCGCGGAACCGGCGGCGGGCTGGTGATCGACGAACCTGAGGTCGACGCCGTGATCGGCCCGGGCATCATCCACCTGCTGCGCGTCGACGCCACCCTCGACGAAGTGTTCGCCACCCGCATTCTGCTCGAGGAGTTGGCGGCCGAGATCGCCTCGCAACGGATCACCGAATCCGACATCGCCGCGATCCGCCACACCCTGGAGCAGGAATCCGCGGGAACGTTCTCCAATTACCGGCTGCTGCACTCTCAGCTGGCGACCCTGACCGCCAACCCGGTCCTCGAGCTGTTCGTCGAGGCGTTCGGACGGCTCACCAACTTCTATTTCAACGACAGCGCGGCGCTGCCGCCCGACACCGATCGCCAGACCGCGCGAGCGCACGACAGCATCGCCAGGGCGATCCTGACCAACAACCCCGGACAGGCCCGCGACCGGATGCGGCGCCATCTGCAGGCCGAGGCCGATTTCATCCGCGCCCAGCCGGCCACCCGTCAGCGGCTCGACCCGGCGGTCGCCCTGGCCGGAACCCTGGGCGACAAGCGGGGTGAGGCGCTGGCCCGCCGGCTGTTCGCCGAGATCCTGACGTCGGGCGCTGCCCCGGGCGCCTTCATCGGATCCGAGTCGACCTTGATGAGCACCCACCACGCCAGCCGCGCCGTGGTGCGCGAAGCGATCCGGATTCTGGAGTATCACCAGATCGCGCTGACCCGGCGCGGGCCCGGCGGCGGGCTGTTCGTCGCCGAGCCTGACATCTCCGCACTGGTCGAAATCATCACCATCTACCTGCGCCGGCGCGGGGTCCGGCTGCGCGACATCATGGACCTGCGGGCCGGACTCGAGCTGGCGGTGGTCGAGCAGGCGGCCGCGGCGCTGCGTGCGGCACCCGAGCGGGCCGATGCCCTCGAACAGGCGTTGCACCACGAGTGCAACAAGGGCCTGGGGCCGGCGTTTTCGCACGGCGAGGACTTCCACTCGACCTTGGCCTCGCTCACCGACAACAACGCGCTGCGGCTGGTCCACGGCGTCACCATGCGACTGGGCTGGCACTTCTTCGCCCAGCTCGCCGACGCCGACCCGCGTATCGGCGCGATCTCGCAACGGGCGAAGATCGAGCCCGCCCACCGCGGCATCCTCGATGCGCTCACCGCCGGTGACGCCGAATTGGCCGTGATGCGGATGCGCGCGCACATGACCGCGACCTCGGCGCCGGACGACTGA
- a CDS encoding enoyl-CoA hydratase/isomerase family protein: MISATPQGATDGSAGEPIPLEHIAFDVADHIATITLNRPDAMNAISARMASELTWAWRTVRDTDDIHVVVLQAAGDRAFCTGVDVKGDSSWFFRSNIWNTFDPGMVISPKIHHRCWKPVVTAVHGMAAGGAQYLLNESDIIICSEEAAFFDPHANASIVSALEPIGMLHRGVPLGEVLRWALMGTEERISAATALRIGLVSEVVPREQLHSRARDIAASIAERSPQAIQGTIRAIWESLDMTRSTALQNGMAYTHIGNPPLAERRASPRRNGPALYR; this comes from the coding sequence ATGATTTCCGCTACCCCTCAGGGTGCTACCGATGGCAGCGCAGGCGAACCGATCCCGCTCGAGCACATCGCGTTCGACGTCGCCGACCACATCGCCACCATCACCCTGAACCGCCCGGACGCCATGAACGCAATCTCCGCCCGGATGGCGAGCGAACTGACCTGGGCCTGGCGCACGGTGCGCGACACCGACGACATTCACGTCGTCGTGCTGCAGGCCGCCGGCGATCGCGCGTTCTGCACCGGAGTGGACGTCAAGGGCGACTCCAGCTGGTTCTTCCGCAGCAACATCTGGAACACCTTCGACCCGGGCATGGTGATCTCACCGAAGATCCATCACCGCTGCTGGAAACCAGTGGTCACCGCGGTACACGGCATGGCCGCCGGCGGCGCTCAATATCTGCTCAACGAATCCGACATCATCATCTGCTCCGAGGAAGCCGCGTTCTTCGATCCGCACGCCAACGCCTCGATCGTGTCGGCGCTCGAGCCGATCGGCATGCTGCACCGGGGCGTACCGCTCGGTGAGGTGCTGCGCTGGGCGCTGATGGGAACCGAGGAACGCATCTCAGCGGCCACGGCGCTGCGGATCGGTCTGGTGTCCGAGGTGGTGCCTCGCGAGCAGCTGCACTCCCGCGCCCGCGACATCGCGGCGTCGATCGCAGAACGCAGCCCCCAGGCAATCCAGGGCACTATCCGCGCGATATGGGAATCTTTAGACATGACCCGGTCAACCGCTCTGCAGAACGGCATGGCCTACACCCATATCGGTAACCCGCCCCTGGCCGAACGCCGCGCCAGCCCGCGGCGCAACGGACCGGCCCTGTACCGGTGA
- a CDS encoding SDR family oxidoreductase — MGTLDGRVAVVTGAGRGIGREHALLFAAEGAKVVVNDLGGASDGTGGDRTPAQDVVAEIRDSGGDALANHDDVATWSGAHSLIRTAIEQFGDLHVLVNNAGILRDRTVVNMTEAEFDDVIRVHLKGHFAPLRHAAAYWRDQAKSGVVTDRSVINTSSTSGLFGQPGQTNYGAAKSGIAMMTMIAAEELARYGVRVNAIAPAALTRLTAGLPGVPDPGSSDAVGAMDPANVAPFVAYLATADSPITGRVFFVMGGSVQLFQPWSIIDRIDAPSGERWTVTDLQTKAAHFAEVPFELNHPMRG; from the coding sequence ATGGGGACTCTGGACGGACGCGTCGCGGTGGTCACAGGTGCCGGGCGTGGCATCGGCCGCGAGCATGCGTTGCTCTTTGCCGCCGAAGGAGCCAAGGTCGTGGTGAATGACCTCGGCGGCGCCAGCGACGGAACCGGAGGCGACCGCACTCCGGCCCAGGACGTGGTTGCCGAGATCCGCGACAGCGGCGGCGACGCGCTGGCCAATCATGACGACGTCGCGACCTGGTCGGGAGCGCATTCGTTGATCCGCACCGCGATCGAGCAGTTCGGCGATCTGCACGTCCTGGTCAACAACGCCGGCATTCTGCGCGACCGCACGGTGGTCAACATGACCGAGGCGGAGTTCGACGACGTCATCCGGGTGCACCTCAAAGGGCACTTCGCCCCGCTGCGCCATGCGGCGGCGTACTGGCGGGACCAGGCGAAGAGCGGTGTCGTCACCGACCGGTCGGTGATCAACACCTCGTCGACCTCCGGCCTGTTCGGTCAGCCCGGCCAAACCAACTATGGCGCAGCCAAATCCGGCATCGCGATGATGACCATGATCGCCGCGGAGGAACTGGCCCGATACGGGGTTCGGGTGAATGCCATCGCGCCGGCGGCGCTGACCCGGCTCACCGCGGGCCTGCCCGGGGTGCCCGATCCCGGCAGCAGCGACGCCGTAGGGGCCATGGACCCCGCCAACGTGGCGCCGTTCGTGGCCTACCTGGCAACCGCGGACAGTCCGATCACCGGTCGGGTGTTCTTCGTCATGGGCGGTTCGGTGCAGCTGTTCCAGCCGTGGTCGATCATCGACCGGATCGATGCACCCAGCGGAGAACGCTGGACGGTGACGGACCTGCAGACCAAGGCGGCCCACTTCGCAGAGGTGCCTTTCGAACTCAATCATCCGATGAGGGGCTGA
- a CDS encoding cytochrome P450 family protein, whose amino-acid sequence MGVAMAKAANLEQTALGSREMLDDPYERFAYLRSHAPVSWATAPQLLRGRGGYLLTRFDDVMALHSEDRYSTDVLKYTPVGKFAWVLPPTIRMLTQTMVFKDDPDHKRLRALVHKAFTPKLVATMESDIVKIADQLADEVAAKRDVDLAHEYAVRLPLAVIAKMLGVADKDRDEFHHLVEKVGDGGRKLGMFSAARRLVQLFEELIEERRVRPDDGLISDLVRANADGDRLTHKETVAMVFLLLLAGHDTTASLIGSSVLALIEHPDQLALLRQQPELLAGTGIEELLRFTSPVASGAARLAKEDVEIHGVAIPRGSQILGMIASANRDETVFDNPDSLDLTRKPNRHLAFNFGMHYCLGHQLARLEGRIALTALLDRFSHWELTVPKEKLHYKPTVSLRGLTKLPIRMY is encoded by the coding sequence ATGGGAGTAGCAATGGCCAAGGCTGCCAACCTGGAGCAGACCGCGCTGGGAAGCCGGGAGATGCTCGATGACCCCTACGAGCGCTTTGCCTACCTGCGCTCGCACGCCCCGGTGTCCTGGGCCACCGCGCCGCAGCTGCTGCGCGGCAGGGGCGGCTACCTGCTCACCCGGTTCGACGACGTCATGGCGCTGCACAGCGAGGACCGGTATTCCACCGATGTGCTCAAGTACACCCCGGTGGGCAAATTCGCCTGGGTGCTGCCGCCGACCATCCGGATGCTGACCCAGACCATGGTGTTCAAAGACGACCCGGACCACAAGCGGTTGCGGGCGCTTGTGCACAAGGCGTTCACCCCGAAGCTGGTGGCCACCATGGAATCGGACATCGTCAAGATCGCCGATCAGCTGGCCGACGAGGTGGCGGCCAAACGCGATGTCGACCTGGCGCACGAATACGCGGTCCGGCTACCGCTGGCCGTCATCGCCAAAATGCTCGGGGTGGCCGACAAGGACCGCGACGAGTTCCACCACCTGGTGGAGAAGGTGGGCGACGGTGGCCGCAAACTGGGCATGTTCTCGGCGGCGCGACGGCTTGTCCAGCTGTTTGAGGAGCTGATCGAAGAACGCCGGGTCCGTCCGGACGACGGCCTGATCTCGGACCTGGTGCGGGCCAATGCCGACGGCGACCGGCTCACGCACAAGGAGACGGTGGCCATGGTCTTCCTGTTGCTGCTGGCCGGGCACGACACCACCGCCAGCCTGATCGGCAGCAGCGTCCTGGCGCTCATCGAGCATCCCGACCAGCTTGCCCTGCTGCGCCAGCAGCCCGAGTTGCTGGCGGGAACCGGCATCGAGGAACTGCTGCGCTTCACCTCACCGGTGGCCTCGGGCGCGGCGCGGCTGGCCAAAGAAGATGTCGAAATCCACGGTGTCGCCATCCCGCGCGGGTCGCAGATTCTCGGCATGATCGCCTCGGCCAACCGGGACGAGACGGTGTTCGACAACCCCGACTCCCTGGATCTGACCCGAAAGCCCAACCGCCACCTGGCTTTCAACTTCGGCATGCACTACTGCCTGGGCCACCAGCTGGCCCGCCTCGAGGGCCGCATCGCCCTGACGGCACTGCTGGATCGCTTCTCGCACTGGGAACTGACAGTTCCCAAGGAAAAACTGCATTACAAGCCCACGGTGTCGCTGCGCGGGCTGACCAAACTACCGATACGGATGTACTGA
- a CDS encoding FAS1-like dehydratase domain-containing protein, with translation MTQTEQAQEFDYAIKDEDIERAKLLLGVDTPTSIDEYYRELSADGIRNFARAYGDDNPLFADPQYAAGTRWGAPIAPPMIHIAMARKMLGDPIPEDIRKATRGLFSGVHMFVSGQDTEWYAPVYPGDTLYGFGGLESIEEKASEYAGRSVIRRIRSVRINQRGEVVAVTRMILIATERKKSRERGKYMGLTAATYTDDEIAEIDEIYAAEGPRGAEPRYYEDVNVGDVLPKMAKGPFTLTDMICFHAGGYGLAPYGIGPGRVGYKNRQRAPKFYIKNAAGIPDVAQRLHWENEWSQSIGNPMAYDYGVMRECWLTHYVTDWMGDDGWLVRQYDEMRKFNFIGDTQIITGEVVGKRIENGNALVDLEFRATSQRGEVTAPATATVALPSRELGPVILPQPDEELRRKAASMLRRHNELRHGNTR, from the coding sequence ATGACGCAGACGGAGCAGGCCCAAGAATTCGATTACGCCATCAAGGACGAGGACATCGAGCGCGCCAAGCTGCTGCTCGGCGTGGATACCCCGACGAGCATCGATGAGTACTACCGCGAGCTCAGCGCCGACGGGATCCGCAACTTCGCCCGTGCCTACGGCGACGACAACCCGCTGTTCGCCGATCCGCAGTACGCGGCCGGCACCCGCTGGGGGGCGCCGATCGCGCCACCGATGATCCATATCGCGATGGCCCGCAAGATGTTGGGCGACCCGATCCCCGAGGACATTCGCAAAGCCACCAGGGGCCTGTTCTCCGGCGTGCACATGTTCGTCTCGGGGCAGGACACCGAGTGGTACGCGCCGGTGTACCCGGGCGACACGCTCTACGGCTTCGGTGGCTTGGAGTCCATCGAGGAAAAGGCCAGCGAGTACGCCGGCCGTTCGGTCATCCGGCGCATCAGGTCGGTCCGCATCAACCAGCGCGGCGAAGTGGTAGCGGTGACCCGCATGATCCTGATCGCCACCGAACGCAAGAAGTCGCGGGAACGCGGCAAGTACATGGGCCTGACGGCCGCGACCTACACCGACGACGAGATCGCCGAGATCGACGAGATTTACGCCGCCGAAGGTCCCCGCGGTGCCGAGCCCCGCTACTACGAGGACGTCAACGTCGGCGATGTCTTGCCGAAGATGGCCAAGGGGCCGTTCACTCTGACGGACATGATCTGCTTCCATGCCGGTGGTTACGGCCTGGCGCCGTACGGCATCGGACCGGGCCGGGTGGGCTACAAGAACCGGCAGCGCGCGCCCAAGTTCTACATCAAGAACGCGGCGGGAATTCCCGATGTGGCGCAGCGGCTGCACTGGGAGAACGAATGGTCGCAGTCGATCGGTAACCCGATGGCCTATGACTACGGCGTCATGCGGGAGTGTTGGCTGACCCACTACGTCACCGACTGGATGGGTGACGACGGCTGGCTGGTCCGCCAGTACGACGAGATGCGCAAGTTCAACTTCATCGGTGACACCCAGATCATCACCGGGGAGGTGGTGGGCAAGCGCATCGAGAACGGCAATGCCCTCGTCGACCTGGAGTTCCGGGCCACCAGCCAGCGGGGCGAGGTCACCGCACCGGCGACGGCCACCGTTGCCCTGCCGAGCCGGGAACTCGGCCCGGTGATCCTGCCGCAGCCCGATGAGGAACTGCGGCGCAAGGCAGCTTCGATGCTGCGGCGCCACAACGAGCTCCGGCACGGAAACACACGGTGA